From Caballeronia insecticola, a single genomic window includes:
- a CDS encoding type II toxin-antitoxin system RatA family toxin, giving the protein MADVQKTVLIRHSAEEMFDLVTDVADYPNFLPWCGGVEIGRQDENGMEAKIDISFKGIKQHFATRNTQKRPTNIDMEFLSGPFKKFTGYWRFTPLRADACKIEFALHYEFSNVILEKLIGPVFSHIANTFVDSFVKRADQRYGKS; this is encoded by the coding sequence ATGGCAGACGTACAAAAAACCGTGTTGATCCGCCATTCAGCGGAAGAAATGTTCGACCTCGTCACCGATGTCGCCGACTACCCCAATTTTCTGCCTTGGTGCGGCGGCGTCGAAATCGGCCGCCAGGACGAAAACGGCATGGAAGCGAAGATCGACATCAGCTTCAAGGGCATCAAGCAGCATTTCGCGACGCGCAACACGCAGAAGCGGCCGACCAATATCGATATGGAGTTCCTGAGCGGCCCTTTCAAGAAGTTCACCGGCTACTGGCGCTTCACGCCGCTGCGCGCCGACGCGTGCAAGATCGAGTTCGCGCTGCACTACGAATTTTCGAATGTGATCCTGGAGAAACTCATCGGGCCGGTGTTCAGCCATATCGCCAACACCTTCGTCGATTCCTTCGTGAAGCGCGCGGATCAGCGCTACGGCAAGTCATGA